A genomic segment from Kyrpidia tusciae DSM 2912 encodes:
- a CDS encoding amino acid permease translates to MPEESELVRGLKERHLQLIALGGAIGVGLFLGSARAIHLAGPALTISYLVGGLVIFLIMRALGELALYKPVAGSFSTYAEEFVGPWAGFITGWTYWFMWITTAMAEITAVGVYVRYWFPAVPQWLPALIALVVMFLVNLIAVGAYGEFEFWFALIKVVTIVAMIVVGLLIILFGVWNQGVPVGFSNLWSHGGFFPTGIGGALLALQMVMFAYVGVELIGVTAGEARDPSKTIPSATNKIIWRILIFYVGALVIIMSLYPWNELDAQNSPFVLTFQRIGFPAAADVINFVVLTAALSSCNSGVFSTGRMLYSLAQYGQAPRFLRGLSSRRVPAAAIAASAAVMLVGVILNYVVPQQVFTYVTSLGAEAAIWTWGMILVAHMAYRRRVAAGQVQAVKYRMPGSPVTNWIGLAFLALVVVLLLFDPDTRVAFYVALVWFAILVIAYQFVRRRAGHGAGAEGPDRP, encoded by the coding sequence ATGCCCGAAGAGTCGGAGTTAGTTCGGGGACTCAAAGAACGCCATTTGCAACTGATCGCTTTGGGCGGTGCCATCGGAGTCGGATTGTTTCTGGGGTCAGCCCGGGCGATTCATTTGGCGGGGCCGGCTTTAACCATTTCGTACCTGGTGGGTGGACTGGTCATTTTCCTGATCATGCGGGCACTGGGCGAACTGGCCTTGTACAAGCCCGTGGCGGGGTCGTTCAGTACATACGCCGAGGAATTTGTCGGTCCTTGGGCCGGATTTATTACGGGGTGGACCTATTGGTTCATGTGGATCACCACAGCGATGGCCGAAATCACCGCAGTGGGGGTGTATGTGCGATATTGGTTTCCCGCGGTGCCCCAATGGCTGCCGGCGTTGATCGCGCTGGTGGTGATGTTTCTCGTTAATCTGATTGCCGTGGGGGCATACGGGGAGTTCGAGTTTTGGTTTGCGCTGATCAAGGTGGTCACCATTGTCGCGATGATTGTGGTCGGCTTGTTGATCATCCTGTTTGGGGTGTGGAACCAAGGGGTGCCGGTGGGATTTTCAAATCTGTGGAGCCATGGGGGATTTTTTCCGACGGGGATTGGCGGTGCACTCCTCGCCCTGCAGATGGTCATGTTCGCCTACGTGGGCGTGGAGTTGATCGGGGTGACCGCCGGCGAGGCCCGGGATCCCTCAAAAACGATTCCTTCGGCGACCAATAAGATCATCTGGCGGATTCTGATTTTCTACGTCGGGGCTCTGGTGATCATTATGAGCCTGTATCCGTGGAACGAGCTCGATGCTCAAAATAGCCCTTTCGTGCTTACTTTTCAGCGGATCGGCTTTCCAGCCGCCGCGGATGTCATCAACTTCGTCGTCCTGACGGCGGCGTTGTCATCGTGCAACAGCGGAGTGTTTAGCACTGGGCGCATGCTTTATTCGTTGGCGCAGTACGGCCAGGCGCCCCGGTTTCTGCGGGGTCTCAGTTCCAGGCGGGTGCCGGCGGCGGCCATTGCCGCTTCTGCGGCGGTGATGCTCGTCGGGGTGATCCTCAATTATGTGGTGCCTCAGCAAGTGTTTACGTACGTGACAAGCCTGGGGGCTGAAGCGGCGATTTGGACCTGGGGCATGATTCTCGTGGCTCATATGGCCTATCGTCGCCGGGTCGCTGCCGGCCAGGTGCAGGCGGTCAAATACCGCATGCCCGGGAGCCCGGTGACGAACTGGATTGGTCTGGCTTTCCTGGCCCTGGTGGTGGTGTTGCTGTTGTTCGATCCCGATACTCGGGTGGCCTTTTATGTGGCTTTGGTCTGGTTTGCAATCTTGGTGATTGCGTATCAGTTTGTGCGCCGCCGGGCGGGGCATGGCGCGGGCGCGGAAGGTCCGGACCGTCCCTGA
- a CDS encoding EAL domain-containing protein: MNREVIAQSQHVYQPIVHLTSGEVAGYEALVRGPADQGLLSPLRLFQWAEDRGIAEQLDVALFSKAVEGAPPGRVFVNVRASTLENYGERVVEHLREVGGRRVTVEITEQAAVKDLVRLERVVDQIHRTGAKVALDDVGSGYASLEWLLHIRPDVLKMDMVFTRAAANGTWAGEIIRSLARLSSTVGAMLVAEGIETREMCGAVSNLGVEWGQGYLFSRPAPASAFIQ; encoded by the coding sequence ATGAACCGTGAAGTCATTGCCCAGTCGCAACATGTGTATCAGCCCATCGTTCATTTGACCTCGGGAGAAGTGGCGGGGTATGAAGCCTTGGTGCGGGGGCCGGCCGATCAAGGACTTTTGTCTCCCCTGCGGCTGTTTCAATGGGCCGAAGATCGGGGCATCGCCGAACAATTGGATGTGGCCTTGTTTTCAAAAGCGGTGGAGGGTGCCCCGCCGGGCCGGGTGTTTGTCAACGTCCGGGCGAGCACTTTGGAAAACTACGGCGAGCGGGTTGTGGAGCACCTCCGGGAAGTGGGGGGCCGCAGGGTGACGGTGGAGATCACCGAGCAAGCGGCGGTGAAAGACCTGGTCCGGCTCGAACGGGTGGTGGACCAGATCCACCGGACGGGGGCAAAGGTGGCCCTGGACGACGTGGGCAGTGGGTATGCCAGCCTCGAATGGCTGCTGCACATCCGTCCGGACGTGCTGAAGATGGACATGGTGTTCACCCGGGCGGCGGCGAACGGGACGTGGGCGGGGGAGATTATCCGCAGTCTGGCCAGGCTGTCGAGCACCGTCGGCGCCATGTTGGTGGCGGAGGGCATCGAGACCCGGGAGATGTGTGGGGCGGTATCGAATTTGGGCGTCGAGTGGGGTCAAGGGTATCTGTTCAGTCGACCCGCCCCCGCGTCGGCTTTCATTCAGTGA
- a CDS encoding P1 family peptidase, with protein sequence MTASGRSDGFAGGKIERGAWFEIPGVRVGHAQDPVARTGCTVVLVPEGAAGGVDVRGSAPGTRETDLLDPVNLVQQVHAVVLSGGSAYGLAAADGVMRFLEERGYGLDVGVGRVPIVPAAVLFDLAVGSAIRRPDAAMGYAACEAAREVPERGRVGAGAGATVGKALGYERAMDGGLGTAAVRLPGGLIVAALMAVNAVGHVVDPETGRVLAGPKGKDGRPLDTLALWGEGAVPGGLLPGTNTTIGAVVTNARLNKAQANKIAAVAQDGLARVIRPAHTMYDGDTIFALSTGEVEASVDVVGAFAAEVVAQAILDALP encoded by the coding sequence ATGACGGCATCCGGACGGTCCGATGGATTCGCAGGCGGCAAAATCGAGCGGGGGGCGTGGTTTGAAATCCCCGGGGTGCGGGTGGGGCATGCGCAGGATCCCGTCGCCCGGACGGGATGCACGGTGGTGCTGGTTCCCGAGGGGGCAGCGGGAGGCGTGGATGTACGGGGGTCGGCGCCCGGGACCCGGGAGACAGATTTGCTCGATCCCGTGAATTTGGTGCAGCAGGTCCACGCCGTGGTGTTAAGCGGCGGGAGTGCCTATGGGTTGGCGGCGGCGGACGGGGTCATGCGATTTCTGGAAGAGCGGGGATACGGATTGGACGTGGGGGTGGGGCGGGTGCCCATCGTTCCGGCGGCCGTTCTGTTTGATCTGGCGGTGGGGTCGGCGATCCGGAGGCCGGATGCGGCGATGGGGTACGCGGCTTGTGAAGCGGCCCGGGAGGTTCCCGAGCGGGGCCGGGTGGGTGCCGGGGCCGGAGCCACGGTGGGGAAGGCTCTGGGCTACGAGCGGGCGATGGACGGCGGGCTGGGGACGGCGGCGGTTCGCCTGCCCGGCGGTTTGATCGTGGCGGCGCTGATGGCGGTGAACGCCGTGGGCCACGTGGTGGATCCCGAAACCGGGCGGGTTCTCGCCGGGCCGAAGGGGAAAGATGGCCGGCCTCTGGATACCCTGGCCCTCTGGGGCGAGGGGGCCGTCCCGGGAGGGCTGCTGCCGGGGACGAATACCACCATCGGGGCGGTGGTCACCAACGCCCGACTCAATAAAGCCCAAGCCAACAAAATCGCCGCCGTGGCCCAGGATGGGCTCGCCCGGGTCATCCGGCCGGCCCACACCATGTACGACGGGGACACGATTTTTGCCTTGTCGACCGGGGAAGTGGAGGCGTCGGTGGATGTCGTCGGAGCTTTTGCCGCCGAGGTGGTGGCCCAGGCGATCCTGGACGCCTTGCCCTGA
- a CDS encoding M20 family metallopeptidase yields MWNNGRSAKWSDWAGIPVATTGAGSRTLPHQVDEYVEVAELMVAAEMYGTFKSRI; encoded by the coding sequence ATGTGGAACAATGGGAGAAGCGCGAAGTGGAGCGATTGGGCCGGCATCCCCGTGGCGACCACCGGGGCGGGCAGCCGAACGCTGCCCCATCAGGTGGACGAGTATGTGGAAGTGGCGGAGCTTATGGTGGCGGCCGAGATGTACGGCACGTTCAAATCGCGGATTTGA
- a CDS encoding type II toxin-antitoxin system RelE family toxin: MKRLDHPDFFDVDLPRIEAEMGGEARFEEFLACLDKAILEIMKNPGAEGAQLVRPPLSAYRKKTFHSTRKPPKGVGADFRLVYRYDAETDTLYVLGVGRRKPRDLDDVHRILNERVNEAGRPFSEGLHG; the protein is encoded by the coding sequence ATGAAACGCTTGGACCATCCCGATTTTTTCGACGTGGACCTGCCGAGGATCGAAGCCGAAATGGGCGGCGAGGCCCGATTCGAAGAATTTTTGGCCTGCCTCGACAAGGCAATTCTCGAAATCATGAAAAACCCGGGCGCCGAAGGGGCGCAACTGGTCCGCCCGCCCCTCTCTGCATACCGGAAGAAGACATTCCATTCCACAAGAAAACCTCCGAAAGGAGTTGGCGCGGATTTCCGGCTGGTTTATCGCTACGATGCTGAAACAGATACCTTGTATGTTCTCGGGGTCGGGAGACGGAAGCCCAGGGATCTCGACGATGTCCACCGGATTCTGAATGAACGGGTTAACGAGGCTGGAAGGCCTTTTTCTGAGGGCCTTCATGGCTGA
- a CDS encoding PucR family transcriptional regulator — protein sequence MAIRKPFCVKDVLQRPIFQEAKLVAGRDGLDRPVRWVHVLEVTDAAELLHGEELILTTGVGLGRDESLTFQYVRGLIDRGVSGLCIELGKYFPDVPEGLRALGDASRFPIIVFERPVRFIDITQDIHAYLIDQHHDQLVELERISRQFLQLTLRPQGLRRILELLYRETGCPVRLQEEDGEVLVYPEDAEAEMASSASGTPEGTDPGQGEALVTEAVVAGEAAGDSRRPQVLCQPILAMDTRVGELSVAVRGKPSEFLHLVLDRAATAIAQEFLRRMSLEERHLRTTRRWMDDLLHRGADHLSGTAAEYMRPGTALVVAAILPLPRGVAVEAATAPNPGSATPGTPAEEPGEALRDRLEGSPEDRLLLRAARILPRVFQNYGFTAWLSPVGNHWAVIAANTRATADSGGTKGMRNSGRPRGAVVSGTGTLVQESSELTVSRRGHTRPARDSFPAPPARDSDPARSLEPEVMMRIREALRELMRRLSSGNAGDGQEWVVGLGRIVFHPAKVSEAWRQATQALAAQMPPSGRPLGISPAVSGISPAVSGISPAIPGPSSAEPCPRLLAATGSQSTAGAAGPADNGQPRISFLSYDDLYTWQVFLQMDEHALAEFVDGQIGSLLAHDRLHGAELVETARMFFACNQSKQQTAQALFIHRQTLYYRLEQIAALLGDGWNQPPRRLALEVAIDAARFLAARSPGRSEHVPYKE from the coding sequence ATGGCCATCCGAAAGCCCTTTTGCGTCAAAGATGTTCTTCAGCGTCCGATTTTTCAGGAAGCGAAACTGGTGGCGGGACGGGACGGGTTGGACCGCCCGGTGCGGTGGGTGCACGTGCTGGAGGTCACCGACGCCGCGGAATTGTTGCATGGTGAAGAGCTGATTCTGACCACAGGGGTCGGACTCGGCCGGGACGAGTCGCTGACCTTCCAATACGTGCGGGGGTTGATCGACAGAGGAGTTTCCGGACTGTGCATCGAGCTCGGCAAATATTTTCCGGACGTGCCGGAAGGCCTGCGTGCTTTGGGCGATGCCAGCCGGTTCCCCATTATCGTTTTCGAGCGACCCGTCCGGTTTATCGATATCACCCAGGACATCCACGCCTATTTGATCGACCAACACCACGACCAGTTGGTGGAACTTGAACGGATTTCCCGCCAATTTTTACAATTGACACTGCGCCCCCAAGGGTTGCGACGAATCCTGGAACTTCTGTATCGAGAGACCGGCTGCCCCGTTCGACTGCAAGAAGAGGATGGGGAAGTGTTGGTGTACCCCGAAGACGCCGAAGCGGAGATGGCGTCTTCGGCGAGCGGAACCCCGGAAGGGACCGACCCGGGACAGGGGGAAGCGCTCGTCACCGAAGCCGTGGTTGCCGGGGAAGCCGCCGGGGACTCCCGAAGGCCTCAGGTGCTGTGTCAACCCATCCTGGCCATGGACACCCGGGTCGGGGAGTTAAGCGTCGCTGTACGAGGAAAACCCTCGGAGTTTTTGCATCTTGTGCTGGATCGGGCGGCCACCGCCATCGCACAAGAATTCTTGCGCCGCATGTCCCTGGAAGAGCGGCACCTGCGAACCACGCGCCGCTGGATGGACGATCTACTCCACCGGGGGGCGGACCACCTGTCCGGGACGGCAGCCGAATACATGCGGCCTGGGACAGCCCTGGTTGTAGCGGCGATCCTTCCACTCCCCCGCGGAGTTGCGGTAGAGGCTGCGACGGCCCCCAACCCAGGCAGTGCCACACCAGGAACGCCGGCAGAAGAACCCGGGGAGGCGCTGAGGGACCGCCTGGAAGGATCGCCGGAAGACCGCCTATTACTCCGGGCGGCCCGAATTCTCCCCCGGGTGTTTCAAAATTATGGTTTTACCGCCTGGTTGTCCCCGGTGGGAAACCACTGGGCTGTGATCGCGGCAAATACCCGGGCTACGGCGGACTCGGGGGGCACAAAAGGTATGCGAAATAGTGGACGTCCCCGGGGTGCGGTGGTTTCGGGTACGGGTACCCTTGTCCAGGAATCGTCAGAACTGACGGTCAGCCGAAGGGGGCACACCCGCCCCGCCCGGGACTCGTTTCCCGCTCCGCCGGCGAGAGACAGCGATCCGGCCAGGAGCTTGGAACCCGAGGTCATGATGAGGATTCGCGAGGCATTGAGGGAACTTATGCGCCGACTGTCTTCCGGCAATGCCGGAGACGGCCAGGAATGGGTTGTGGGGCTCGGTCGGATCGTGTTCCATCCGGCGAAGGTGTCCGAGGCGTGGCGTCAGGCCACCCAAGCCCTGGCCGCCCAGATGCCCCCCTCCGGTCGCCCTCTCGGCATCTCCCCGGCGGTATCCGGCATCTCCCCGGCGGTATCCGGCATCTCCCCGGCGATACCCGGCCCGTCATCGGCAGAACCCTGCCCGCGGCTTTTGGCAGCCACTGGATCGCAGAGCACCGCAGGAGCAGCCGGTCCAGCGGACAATGGCCAACCCCGAATCTCGTTTTTGTCCTACGACGACCTGTACACCTGGCAAGTGTTCCTTCAAATGGACGAACATGCCTTGGCCGAGTTCGTAGACGGCCAAATTGGCTCCTTGCTTGCCCACGACCGTCTGCACGGAGCGGAACTCGTCGAAACGGCCCGGATGTTTTTCGCGTGCAATCAGTCTAAGCAACAGACCGCCCAAGCCCTGTTCATTCACCGGCAAACCCTCTATTATAGGTTGGAACAGATTGCGGCTCTCCTGGGAGACGGTTGGAACCAGCCGCCCCGGCGCCTCGCCCTGGAGGTGGCCATCGACGCCGCCCGGTTCCTCGCCGCCCGCAGTCCCGGTCGGAGTGAACACGTGCCATACAAGGAGTGA
- a CDS encoding class II aldolase/adducin family protein, whose amino-acid sequence MPENIQELRNALLDAAHRLAARGLVPGTTGNVSLRIPGTDRFLITPTGIPYDVLHASDMVEVNLQGAVVEGNRKPSSETPLHTRIYHNHPWAGAVVHTHSMFATTFAVLNEAIPAVHYVIAGMGTDIPVAQYATYGSEDLAVNAAELISPEQRAILLQNHGVITVGGHLEEALHHAETVEYLAELYYRSRSIGSPNILPEEEIRRVAEKFKTYGQR is encoded by the coding sequence ATGCCCGAGAACATCCAAGAACTTCGAAACGCCTTGCTCGATGCGGCCCACCGTCTGGCAGCTCGGGGCCTGGTCCCGGGGACAACCGGCAACGTCAGTCTTCGGATTCCGGGAACCGACCGGTTTCTCATCACCCCAACCGGCATCCCTTACGACGTTCTCCACGCTTCAGACATGGTGGAGGTCAACCTGCAAGGCGCCGTCGTGGAAGGAAACCGAAAGCCTTCTAGTGAGACGCCCCTTCACACCCGGATCTATCACAACCACCCGTGGGCCGGAGCGGTGGTGCACACCCATTCGATGTTCGCCACCACTTTCGCCGTATTGAACGAGGCCATCCCCGCCGTCCACTACGTCATTGCGGGGATGGGAACGGATATTCCAGTGGCCCAATACGCCACTTACGGCTCTGAAGATCTGGCCGTAAACGCCGCCGAGCTCATCTCACCCGAGCAGCGGGCGATCCTTCTTCAAAACCACGGCGTCATTACGGTGGGCGGCCATCTGGAGGAAGCCCTTCACCACGCCGAAACGGTGGAATATCTGGCGGAGCTTTACTATCGCTCCAGGTCCATCGGCTCACCGAATATCCTGCCCGAAGAGGAAATCCGCCGGGTGGCGGAGAAGTTTAAAACATATGGACAACGATAA
- a CDS encoding IS110 family RNA-guided transposase yields the protein MDVVYDRCCGLDVHKKMVVACVLTPETKEIRTFSTMTDDLLEMVDWLGKHGCTHVAMESTASFWKPIYNLLESAEFNVLVVNAKHMKNVPGRKTDVKDAEWIAGLLRHGLLQASYIPNREQRELRELIRYRRSLIEERAREVNRIQKVLEGANIKLSSVASDTLGKSGRAILEAMIDGEKNPEVLSELAKGRMKTKKPELQKALNGLMGEHQRMMLAAQLRHIDYLDEEIARLDEEVKRRMLPFEEDLELIDTIPGVGRRTAEQILAEIGTDMAQFPSAAHLCSWAGLAPGNNESAGKRKSGKTRKGNQKLRAALVEAARAAARTKNTYLSTQYHRIAARRGKNRAAVAVAHSILTIVYHMLQRRHPYIELGPTYYEERRKDAVIKQAIRKLQSLGMEVSVKPVA from the coding sequence ATGGATGTCGTGTACGACCGTTGCTGCGGCCTCGATGTTCACAAGAAGATGGTTGTTGCTTGTGTGCTGACGCCCGAAACCAAAGAGATTCGTACCTTTTCTACGATGACCGACGATCTTTTGGAGATGGTCGATTGGCTCGGGAAGCACGGATGTACCCATGTTGCAATGGAAAGCACCGCTTCGTTCTGGAAGCCGATCTATAACCTTCTGGAATCAGCGGAGTTCAACGTGCTCGTGGTGAATGCCAAGCATATGAAGAATGTTCCGGGCCGTAAGACCGATGTGAAGGATGCAGAGTGGATCGCCGGATTACTCCGCCATGGGCTGCTGCAAGCCAGTTACATCCCTAACCGTGAACAACGGGAGTTGAGGGAACTCATTCGTTACCGCCGGAGCCTAATTGAAGAGCGAGCCAGGGAAGTAAACCGGATTCAAAAGGTACTTGAAGGCGCCAATATTAAATTGTCCTCAGTAGCCAGTGACACGCTTGGCAAGTCCGGGCGGGCGATACTGGAGGCAATGATCGATGGAGAGAAGAATCCGGAGGTATTGTCCGAGTTGGCCAAGGGTCGGATGAAGACGAAGAAGCCAGAACTACAAAAGGCGCTGAACGGGCTGATGGGGGAACACCAACGAATGATGTTAGCCGCCCAACTGCGCCACATCGATTATCTGGATGAAGAAATTGCCCGGCTCGACGAAGAGGTCAAGAGGCGTATGCTCCCTTTTGAGGAGGACCTGGAGTTAATAGACACAATCCCCGGTGTCGGTCGACGGACAGCGGAGCAGATTCTCGCTGAAATCGGGACGGACATGGCTCAATTTCCGTCTGCGGCCCATCTGTGTTCATGGGCAGGATTGGCTCCAGGGAACAACGAGAGTGCGGGGAAACGAAAGTCGGGGAAAACGCGTAAAGGGAACCAAAAGCTCCGAGCAGCGCTTGTGGAAGCAGCACGTGCGGCGGCGAGAACCAAGAACACATACCTGTCTACACAATATCATCGAATTGCAGCTCGACGAGGAAAAAATCGTGCAGCAGTCGCAGTGGCCCATAGCATCCTAACGATCGTGTATCACATGTTACAACGGCGGCATCCTTATATCGAACTCGGTCCAACATATTACGAGGAACGTAGAAAAGATGCAGTTATAAAACAGGCCATCCGAAAGTTGCAATCACTCGGTATGGAAGTATCCGTAAAACCGGTGGCCTAA
- a CDS encoding type II toxin-antitoxin system RelE family toxin, translating to MTYSVSWSRQALRDLQKLDKSTATRIIAAVETFAETGRGDVRRLSNADGEYRLRVGNWRVRFILNHKSHLVVVIRVLPRSGAYKR from the coding sequence ATGACTTATTCCGTGAGTTGGTCTAGGCAAGCCTTACGCGATTTACAGAAGCTGGACAAGTCTACCGCCACAAGAATCATCGCAGCCGTCGAAACATTTGCAGAAACCGGCCGCGGAGATGTCAGGAGGCTCAGTAATGCCGACGGTGAATACCGCCTGCGCGTCGGGAATTGGCGCGTTCGGTTCATCCTGAATCATAAGTCGCACCTCGTTGTAGTGATTCGAGTTTTACCCCGCAGTGGAGCTTATAAACGTTGA
- a CDS encoding DMT family transporter, with protein MRGYVYLSAAAAIWGGMYVISKVALDVIPAFVLLWLRYTVALVVLALVLKVRHQPWPRDRRTWLWYAAVGGVGYAVSIGAQFLGTAWTSAHLGALVTTSSPVFAALMARWSGEQVGGRVWTAVIIALAGVGLVVGGDVIPGSAVATAGALVNPGTTASSLGSLLLFWAGVGCLVVAAATWAGMSVLVQRAESRLPASESDPLVLTAGALVTGWVMVTPIAFMQGMAVGWPALWRILTTPEALGSVLYLGLISTALAFFLWNAGVQYASAARANLFLALQPVVGGLLGHWTLAEPLRLTFCVGGAAVLVGLWIAAGTQPGRSES; from the coding sequence ATGAGAGGTTATGTCTACTTGTCGGCGGCGGCCGCCATTTGGGGCGGCATGTACGTGATCAGCAAAGTTGCACTCGATGTGATTCCCGCTTTTGTGCTTCTATGGTTGCGATATACGGTAGCCTTGGTCGTGCTGGCTCTCGTGCTCAAGGTCCGGCACCAGCCCTGGCCCCGGGATAGGAGGACTTGGCTGTGGTACGCGGCCGTCGGCGGGGTCGGCTATGCAGTGTCCATCGGGGCGCAGTTTCTCGGTACGGCGTGGACCTCGGCCCACCTGGGGGCACTTGTGACAACGTCCTCCCCGGTTTTCGCTGCTTTGATGGCCCGTTGGAGCGGCGAGCAAGTGGGGGGACGGGTTTGGACGGCGGTGATCATCGCCCTGGCCGGGGTCGGGCTGGTGGTTGGCGGAGACGTGATCCCCGGCTCTGCTGTCGCGACCGCCGGTGCCTTGGTCAACCCGGGGACAACGGCGAGTTCGCTGGGGTCTTTGCTGTTATTCTGGGCAGGAGTGGGCTGCCTGGTGGTGGCGGCGGCCACCTGGGCGGGAATGTCGGTGTTGGTCCAACGGGCGGAGTCTCGTTTGCCGGCGTCAGAATCCGATCCTCTCGTTTTAACGGCCGGGGCGCTGGTCACCGGGTGGGTGATGGTCACCCCGATTGCTTTCATGCAAGGAATGGCGGTCGGTTGGCCCGCCCTTTGGAGAATATTGACCACGCCAGAGGCTTTGGGAAGTGTTCTCTACCTGGGCTTAATTTCCACAGCCCTCGCCTTCTTTTTGTGGAATGCCGGAGTGCAGTATGCTTCCGCGGCCCGGGCCAACCTGTTTCTCGCCCTTCAGCCCGTGGTGGGCGGCCTGCTCGGCCACTGGACACTTGCCGAGCCTTTGAGGCTGACGTTCTGCGTCGGCGGTGCTGCCGTTCTAGTGGGGCTATGGATTGCAGCCGGAACCCAACCCGGACGAAGCGAAAGTTGA
- a CDS encoding GntR family transcriptional regulator, translating to MPESPFPFPGREQEDFKKSLPMRIADYIVVQIFQGQYKPGERLKEEELAAMFETSRAPVREALYLLQINGLVERLPRRGAVVRSYAEKEVRDLYEVRLALENLAMDRIAERWQEEWEAEFHPILERMAQAAEAGDAKTYARHNADFHWLLMRLAGSDILWNLYRQTTYPLNTLTRLSTRTQEDLFRSTGEHRAIVEAMREHNFREAKALLSQNVQHGLERVLRVRF from the coding sequence ATGCCCGAATCACCCTTCCCTTTTCCTGGCCGCGAACAAGAAGATTTTAAAAAATCCTTGCCCATGCGAATCGCCGATTACATTGTGGTCCAGATCTTCCAAGGCCAGTATAAGCCTGGGGAGCGGCTCAAAGAAGAAGAACTCGCCGCCATGTTTGAGACGAGCCGAGCTCCGGTGCGGGAAGCGCTGTATCTTTTGCAGATCAACGGACTGGTGGAGCGCCTGCCCCGCCGGGGGGCGGTCGTTCGCTCCTACGCGGAAAAGGAGGTCCGCGACCTCTATGAAGTACGTTTGGCGTTGGAGAACCTGGCCATGGACAGGATTGCAGAACGCTGGCAGGAGGAATGGGAAGCTGAGTTTCACCCGATCCTTGAACGGATGGCCCAGGCAGCGGAAGCGGGAGATGCGAAAACCTACGCGCGCCATAACGCCGATTTTCACTGGTTGTTGATGCGACTTGCCGGCAGTGACATCCTGTGGAATTTGTACCGGCAAACCACGTATCCCCTCAACACCTTGACGCGGCTGTCCACTCGAACCCAGGAGGACCTGTTCCGATCCACCGGTGAACATCGGGCCATCGTAGAGGCAATGCGGGAGCACAATTTTCGCGAGGCAAAGGCTTTGTTGAGCCAGAATGTGCAACACGGATTGGAACGAGTGCTTCGGGTGCGTTTCTAA
- a CDS encoding AbrB/MazE/SpoVT family DNA-binding domain-containing protein: MAKARLGKRSQIVLPKPIVEALQLEEGTEFEITVVDGRIVMEPLVSVPRSQAWFWTEKWQREEREAEEDVRAGRLTTIRNTDDLDSYFAQLDADRE; the protein is encoded by the coding sequence ATGGCAAAGGCCCGCCTTGGGAAGCGTTCGCAGATCGTTTTGCCTAAGCCGATTGTTGAAGCTCTTCAACTTGAAGAAGGTACGGAATTTGAAATCACCGTTGTGGATGGCCGCATTGTGATGGAGCCTCTTGTGTCCGTTCCGCGATCGCAAGCATGGTTTTGGACGGAAAAGTGGCAGCGGGAGGAACGTGAAGCCGAGGAAGATGTTCGAGCCGGTCGATTGACAACGATCCGCAACACTGACGATCTGGACTCCTACTTTGCACAATTGGACGCCGATCGAGAATGA
- a CDS encoding type II toxin-antitoxin system RelE/ParE family toxin: MIVRVTHRFTKSLAKLDPKSRTTVKKAMELLLENPHHPSLRTRKMKGYEGVFEASASMDIRITFHYEKPDTIVLRNVRHHDDSLSTP; the protein is encoded by the coding sequence ATGATTGTGCGCGTCACCCACCGATTCACGAAAAGCCTCGCGAAACTCGACCCGAAATCACGCACAACCGTCAAGAAAGCAATGGAGCTCTTGTTGGAAAATCCTCACCACCCATCTTTGCGGACACGAAAGATGAAGGGATACGAAGGTGTGTTTGAGGCAAGTGCCAGCATGGACATTCGCATCACGTTCCACTATGAGAAGCCCGACACCATTGTGCTTAGGAATGTCAGACACCATGACGACTCCTTGTCCACCCCTTGA